The following are encoded in a window of Cataglyphis hispanica isolate Lineage 1 chromosome 21, ULB_Chis1_1.0, whole genome shotgun sequence genomic DNA:
- the LOC126857331 gene encoding zinc finger protein 1-like: MNFTPFPGFTGSLPTGTVHQFATAKFAQNLTTGGQVVGVLSGGEGGVHYLRPVDPNGFAVAQGGNSQQQQIITLPITVPGKDGTQQQQTVQIQVVNPSVSQSGNSGDQPKYHLAPISLGQFPQGAATVLTVAYSQQGADGVQIQVQPQNTVATTQTSDQTTQSTSTAVTTTSQQTIQQTVQLPGAPEGLTVVAQIPQDLILRESIEESKEDVKEGTTPVALIKRGSVKNQGNQSGEEFITSMPASWQSLATPGSTVADYLSRLPTSTLPLSLQHFLKFSAETIKREATIESSPLGADGLDASGSTASGEQAVQITVAGGETAIIPDVVEEQEPGAKPKRKKKYKKKPPKPKKPKPGQVSIVTALDGTTLFCCPQCNMAYPEKESLEQHLIGHKIERRFICDICGAGLKRKEHLERHKLGHNPDRPFICSVCMKGFKRKEHLNLHFVIHSGQKTEVCTECGKAFYRKDHLRKHARSHLAKRAKEDPLNTSDAAQNQQQTDQQQQQVEQMQQQSSVPELQQIQIQVGQGSQAQIHQISVSEQSTVVLPTAAETGAMTMLHHQQQQQQQQQQQQQQQQTQQQQH; encoded by the exons atgaattttacacCATTCCCTGGATTCACCGGTTCGCTGCCGACCGGTACTGTTCATCAATTTGCTACAGCAAAATTTGCGCAAAATCTTACTACTGGTGGACAAGTGGTTGGAGTTCTGTCAGGTGGTGAAGGTGGCGTTCATTACCTAAGGCCAGTCGATCCAAATGGCTTCGCCGTGGCTCAGGGTGGTAACAGTCAGCAACAGCAGATTATTACTTTGCCTATTACTGTACCGGGAAAAGATGGCACGCAGCAACAACAGACTGTCCAGATACAAGTGGTCAATCCTAGCGTATCTCAAAGCGGAAATAGCGGCGATCAACCGAAATATCATTTGGCGCCAATATCGTTGGGACAGTTTCCGCAGGGGGCAGCTACCGTCCTCACTGTTGCCTACAGTCAGCAAGGCGCAGATGGAGTACAAATACAAGTACAACCGCAAAACACTGTGGCGACTACGCAAAC ATCCGATCAAACGACGCAAAGTACGTCTACCGCTGTGACCACTACATCTCAGCAGACCATTCAACAGACGGTACAGCTTCCGGGAGCGCCCGAAGGTCTGACTGTAGTCGCCCAGATTCCTCAAGATTTGATCTTGCGAGAAAGCATAGAAGAATCTAAGGAGGACGTAAAAGAGGGTACGACACCCGTGGCTCTTATTAAGCGGGGCAGTGTCAAGAATCAAGGTAATCAGAGCGGGGAAGAGTTTATTACATCTATGCCCGCTAGTTGGCAAAGTCTCGCCACTCCAGGATCTACAGTCGCGGATTATCTCTCCAGATTACCTACCAGTACTCTGCCTCTTAGTTTGCaacattttctcaaattttcgGCGGAAACTATAAAGAGAGAAGCTACCATCGAGTCTAGTCCGCTCGGGGCGGATGGTCTTGATGCTTCCGGAAGCACAGCCTCGGGGGAGCAAGCGGTGCAGATTACAGTCGCAGGAGGAGAGACGGCGATCATTCCTGATGTTGTCGAAGAACAGGAGCCGGGGGCAAAGCcgaaacgaaaaaagaaatacaaaaagaaaccTCCGAAACCGAAAAAACCAAAACCAGGGCAAGTGAGCATAGTTACTGCTCTCGATGGTACAACCCTGTTTTGCTGTCCTCAATGTAATATGGCATATCCGGAGAAAGAAAGTTTGGAACAGCATCTGATTGGACATAAAATAGAGAGGAGATTTATATGCGACATTTGCGGCGCTGGTCTTAAACGAAAGGAACATTTGGAGCGGCACAAATTGGGCCACAATCCTGACAGGCCCTTCATATGTTCCGTTTGCATGAAGGGCTTTAAACGAAAAGAACACTTAAATCTTCATTTTGTTATACATTCTGGGCAAAAGACCGAAGTCTGTACTGAATGCGGCAAAGCGTTCTATCGGAAGGATCATCTTAGAAAGCACGCGAGATCTCATCTCGCTAAGCGTGCCAAAGAGGATCCATTGAACACGAGCGATGCGGCGCAAAATCAACAACAGACAGaccaacagcagcagcaagtAGAACAAATGCAACAACAGTCTTCGGTACCCGAATTGCAGCAAATTCAGATACAAGTAGGACAAGGCTCTCAAGCGCAGATTCATCAGATTTCCGTTAGCGAGCAGTCAACGGTAGTTTTACCTACAGCTGCCGAGACTGGAGCTATGACTATGTTGCATcatcaacagcagcagcaacaacagcagcaacagcagcagcagcagcagcaaacACAACAGCAACAGCATTAG
- the LOC126857332 gene encoding zinc finger and BTB domain-containing protein 49-like isoform X1 produces the protein MNFPPFGSHFPSTIPSIHQFATDSSSGAGARYANHFPNQPPIGVPVMGKYRPENNGVQSAQSQVMMNNKNSYPNSNVHHYPNVPYSQAQSVQQRPANSPGMQEKRSYHQQSTETINQQDVCNLLQDKDKNKEKKAEEQRNGETATNGTQQDYTMHQHHQQHAHTQTPATMPATWQSLATPGSTVADYLSHLPASTLPLSLHHFLKYSAESIKKESEMAQTTSVAVATTTTPNIMMSPNNKKKKKKKTPKEKKPRPKPGEIRLTTALDGSTLYCCPECHMAYPERELLEQHLLGHTLERRFVCDICGAGLKRKDHLTRHKQSHNPERPYVCTVCLKAFKRKEQLTLHFVIHSGEKRHVCTECGKGFYRKDHLRKHTRSHIARRVKAELSQNASAQQNQQQNNVSNMQTTTVSASSVLPGGHPGSLLS, from the exons ATGAATTTCCCGCCGTTTGGAAGTCATTTCCCTAGTACTATACCGAGTATCCATCAATTCGCGACCGATAGCTCCAGCGGTGCGGGCGCACGTTACGCCAATCATTTTCCCAACCAGCCTCCGATCGGAGTGCCGGTTATGGGAAAGTACCGTCCTGAGAATAACGGCGTACAATCCGCTCAGTCGCAAGTGATGATGAACAATAAAAACAGTTATCCCAACAGTAATGTTCACCATTATCCAAATGTGCCGTATTCTCAAGCCCAATCGGTTCAACAACGGCCGGCCAATTCGCCTGGAATGCAAGAGAAACGCTCGTATCATCAG CAGTCCACGGAAACTATAAATCAACAAGATGTTTGCAATCTTTTGCAAGACAAAGATAAGAATAAGGAGAAAAAAGCTGAAGAACAGCGCAATGGAGAGACTGCTACAAATGGTACTCAACAGGATTACACCATGCATCAACATCATCAACAACATGCTCATACTCAGACTCCAGCCACTATGCCCGCTACGTGGCAGTCGCTCGCTACTCCTGGATCCACTGTAGCTGATTATCTCAGTCATTTACCGGCTAGTACTTTACCATTGAGTTTAcatcattttcttaaatattctgCCGAAAGTATCAAAAAGGAATCGGAGATGGCACAAACTACTTCGGTGGCTGTGGCGACTACAACGACACCTAACATAATGATGTCgccgaataataaaaagaagaaaaagaagaagacgcCAAAGGAAAAGAAGCCGCGTCCAAAACCTGGCGAGATTCGTCTAACGACAGCATTAGATGGCTCGACGTTGTACTGTTGTCCGGAATGTCATATGGCATATCCGGAACGAGAATTGTTGGAACAGCATCTTTTAGGTCACACCTTGGAAAGAAGATTTGTCTGTGACATATGCGGCGCTGGCTTGAAACGAAAAGATCATCTTACGCGTCATAAACAAAGTCACAATCCTGAACGACCTTACGTTTGCACTGTTTGTTTGAAAGCTTTTAAGAGAAAGGAACAACTGacattacattttgtaatacATTCTGGGGAGAAACGACACGTGTGCACTGAATGTGGCAAAGGATTTTATCGGAAGGATCATCTACGGAAACATACCAGAAGCCACATTGCGAGAAGAGTGAAAGCTGAATTAAGTCAAAATGCTA GTGCGCAACAGAATCAACAACAAAATAACGTTTCGAATATGCAAACGACAACCGTTTCGGCATCATCTGTTCTTCCGGGCGGGCATCCGGGCTCTCTCCTGTCCTGA
- the LOC126857332 gene encoding zinc finger and BTB domain-containing protein 49-like isoform X2, translating into MNFPPFGSHFPSTIPSIHQFATDSSSGAGARYANHFPNQPPIGVPVMGKYRPENNGVQSAQSQVMMNNKNSYPNSNVHHYPNVPYSQAQSVQQRPANSPGMQEKRSYHQSTETINQQDVCNLLQDKDKNKEKKAEEQRNGETATNGTQQDYTMHQHHQQHAHTQTPATMPATWQSLATPGSTVADYLSHLPASTLPLSLHHFLKYSAESIKKESEMAQTTSVAVATTTTPNIMMSPNNKKKKKKKTPKEKKPRPKPGEIRLTTALDGSTLYCCPECHMAYPERELLEQHLLGHTLERRFVCDICGAGLKRKDHLTRHKQSHNPERPYVCTVCLKAFKRKEQLTLHFVIHSGEKRHVCTECGKGFYRKDHLRKHTRSHIARRVKAELSQNASAQQNQQQNNVSNMQTTTVSASSVLPGGHPGSLLS; encoded by the exons ATGAATTTCCCGCCGTTTGGAAGTCATTTCCCTAGTACTATACCGAGTATCCATCAATTCGCGACCGATAGCTCCAGCGGTGCGGGCGCACGTTACGCCAATCATTTTCCCAACCAGCCTCCGATCGGAGTGCCGGTTATGGGAAAGTACCGTCCTGAGAATAACGGCGTACAATCCGCTCAGTCGCAAGTGATGATGAACAATAAAAACAGTTATCCCAACAGTAATGTTCACCATTATCCAAATGTGCCGTATTCTCAAGCCCAATCGGTTCAACAACGGCCGGCCAATTCGCCTGGAATGCAAGAGAAACGCTCGTATCATCAG TCCACGGAAACTATAAATCAACAAGATGTTTGCAATCTTTTGCAAGACAAAGATAAGAATAAGGAGAAAAAAGCTGAAGAACAGCGCAATGGAGAGACTGCTACAAATGGTACTCAACAGGATTACACCATGCATCAACATCATCAACAACATGCTCATACTCAGACTCCAGCCACTATGCCCGCTACGTGGCAGTCGCTCGCTACTCCTGGATCCACTGTAGCTGATTATCTCAGTCATTTACCGGCTAGTACTTTACCATTGAGTTTAcatcattttcttaaatattctgCCGAAAGTATCAAAAAGGAATCGGAGATGGCACAAACTACTTCGGTGGCTGTGGCGACTACAACGACACCTAACATAATGATGTCgccgaataataaaaagaagaaaaagaagaagacgcCAAAGGAAAAGAAGCCGCGTCCAAAACCTGGCGAGATTCGTCTAACGACAGCATTAGATGGCTCGACGTTGTACTGTTGTCCGGAATGTCATATGGCATATCCGGAACGAGAATTGTTGGAACAGCATCTTTTAGGTCACACCTTGGAAAGAAGATTTGTCTGTGACATATGCGGCGCTGGCTTGAAACGAAAAGATCATCTTACGCGTCATAAACAAAGTCACAATCCTGAACGACCTTACGTTTGCACTGTTTGTTTGAAAGCTTTTAAGAGAAAGGAACAACTGacattacattttgtaatacATTCTGGGGAGAAACGACACGTGTGCACTGAATGTGGCAAAGGATTTTATCGGAAGGATCATCTACGGAAACATACCAGAAGCCACATTGCGAGAAGAGTGAAAGCTGAATTAAGTCAAAATGCTA GTGCGCAACAGAATCAACAACAAAATAACGTTTCGAATATGCAAACGACAACCGTTTCGGCATCATCTGTTCTTCCGGGCGGGCATCCGGGCTCTCTCCTGTCCTGA